From the genome of Gemmatimonadota bacterium:
TCGGCGAGCTGAACACCTGGTCGAGCCGGGCCATGAGCGGCGCAGAGAAGGTCTTCGAAATCGTCGACACCCCGGCGGAAACCGAGGACCGGGACGACCCGGTCGAGATGAAGGACATGAAGGGCGAGGTGGAGTTCGAAGGCGTGACCTTCGCCTACGAGGCGGGCAAGCCCGTCCTCCACGACATCGGCCTCCACGTGCAGCCCGGCGAGATGATCGGACTGGTGGGCAAGTCCGGATCGGGCAAGACGACGATGACCAACCTGCTGTGCCGGTTCTACGATATCGACGAAGGCAGCCTGATGATCGACGGCGTGCCGATCCGGGACATCGGCCTGAAGGACCTGCGAAGGCAGATCGGCGTCGTGCTGCAGGACTCCTATTTCTTCAGCGGCTCCATCGCGGAGAACATCCGGTACAGCAGTCCGGACGCCTCGTTCGAGCAGATCATGCGGGCGGCCCGGACCGCGAACGCCCACGATTTCATCTGCGCGAAGCCCGACGGTTACGACACGCAGATCGGCGAGAACGGCAAGGAACTTTCGGGGGGAGAAAAGCAGCGGATCGCCATCGCGCGGGCCATCATTCACGACCCCCGCATCCTGGTCCTGGACGAGGCCACCTCGTCGGTGGACACCCACACGGAGAAGCTCATCCAGGAGGCCATCGCCAATCTCGTGAAGGGCCGGACGACCTTCGCCATCGCCCACCGGCTTTCGACCCTGCGGCGGGCGGACCGGCTGGTGGTGCTGGACGCGGGACGGATCGTGGAGACGGGCACCCATGAGGAACTGCTGGACATGAAGGGCCACTTCTACCGCATGGTCGAAACCCAGCGGGCGATCACCGAGGTCATGGCCGTGGGCGGAGGCAAGGCCGACCCGAACCGCGGCGCCAACGGACATACAAACTGAGCGGGGAGATCGAGATGCCGGATGAACCTGGCGTAGAAGCGCCGGACACCTTTGAATTCGAAACGGGGATCGAGAACGCCCCCGTCGAACCCTACAAGGCCCACGAGATCCGGGTCTTCCGGGCGCCGAAGAACACGGTGCGCATGACGGTCCGTGACGAGCGGTCCTACATCCGCGTCCGGCCGGTCAACGCCTCCCCGATGGCCCACTCGGACCGGTACGTGTCGCTCCTGGACATCAAGAACGAAGAAGTGGCCTTCATCAAGGACCTGAACGACCTGGACGAAGATTCCCGCAAGGTCATCGAGGAAGAGCTGGCCCACCGGTACCTGCGGGCGACGATCGAACGGGTGAACTCCATACAGATGGAATACGGCGTCACCTACTGGGACGTCATGACCGACCGGGGCAAGCGCGAGTTCGTCATCCGCGGCCACGAGAATACCCACTGGGCGTCGGATACGCGGCTTTTGCTCACCGACGTCGACGGCAACCGGTTCGAGGTCATCGACTACACGCAGCTGGACGTGCAAAGCGTGCGGCTGATCGAGACCAACGTGTGATCTCATTCGGACCATCCCTCCCTTTCCGCCCTGCCGTAGTATCTGACTTGATTTAATTTTTTAAAATTTATATATTGATCTACGGGAATATCCCGGCCGCCGCCAGTAGCGTCATGTGGCCCGTAAGCGGTTTTGTCCGTTAAATCAGTCCTGTCAATTCCAGAATCCGATTGGGATTCCAGTGAACAGAACGATTTTCAAGCGCCATGCTGTGCCATTCATTGCCGTTGCCTTCGTGCTCACGGCCTTTCTGGCCCTGGCCACCTGCGGCAAAGACAGTCCGACCCGGCCGCCGCCCTCCCAACCGGTGCCGCCCGCTCAACCTCAGCCGCCCGCTCAACCTCAGCCGCCCGTGCAGCCTCAGCCGCCCGTGCAGCCTCAGCCGCCCGTGCAGCCTCAGCCGCCCGCTCAACCGTTGCCTTCGCGCATTACGATCACGCCCACTGTGGTTAATCTGACCGCCCTAGGCGCGACGACGCAGTTGACAGCCTCGGTGTTCGACCAGAACGGCCAGGCGCTGTCCGGCACGGAAGTCGCGTGGTCGAGCAATAACACGGGGGTCGCGACGGTAAGCGGCCAGGGACTGGTCACCGCCGTCGGCAACGGCACGGCGACGATCGCGGCAAGATCCGGAGATATCTCGGCCGAAGCGGTGGTCACGGTCATGGTTATGGAACCCAATCCGGACCGTATGGTACTGGAAGCATTCTACAACGCAACAGACGGTCCAAACTGGACTCGTAATGATAACTGGCTGAGTGCCAAGCCGCTGAACGAATGGTTCGGCGTGAGCACGGATGCCGCAGGACGTGTGACAGACCTGATGTTTTTCCCCAACGGGTTGACGGGATCGATTCCCGCGGAACTCGGTCAACTCGAGCACCTCAGAACACTGTTCATTTTCAGTAACCCGATGACGGGATCGATTCCCGCGGAACTCGGTCAACTTGAGCACCTTGGAGAACTGACACTCTACGGCAACCAGTTGACGGGGTCGATTCCCCCTGAACTCGGTCAACTCGAGCACCTTACGATACTGGACCTTGGCTACAACCAGTTGACGGGGTCGATACCCCCGGAACTCGGTCGACTCGAGCACCTCGAAGAACTAAATCTCAGCCAGAACCGGTTGGCCTCGATTCCCCCTGAACTCGCTCAACTTAGAAATCTCAGAACACTGGACCTTGACAACAACCGGCTGACGGGGTCGATCCCCCCGGAACTGGGACAACTTGAGCGCCTGGAAATCCTGGACCTCAGCTGGAACCGGTTGACCGGGGCACTCCCTCCTGAACTCGGTCGTCTCAAAAACCTGGTGTCCATGGACTTTCAGGTCACCGAGTTGTCAGGGTCAATCCCTCCTGAACTGGGTCAACTCGAGAACCTTGAGAAACTGGAACTCAGCTTAAACTTAATAGCGGGATCGATCCCCCCGGAACTGGGACAACTCAAGAACCTCAGAATTTTGAGTATCATATCCTATTTTGACTATCGATTTACGGGACCGCTGCCTCCCGAACTCGGTCAACTCGAGAACCTGGTCATCCTGGACCTTGACAACAACGATTTGACGGGACCGCTGCCTCCCGAACTCGGTCAACTCGAGAACCTTGAAGCACTGAGGCTCAAACACAACAAGTTGTCCGGATCGATCCCCCCGGAACTCGGCCGTCTCGCAAAACTCACGGAGCTGGATCTTTACTATAACCAGATGGCCGGGACCATACCGCCCGAACTCGGTCAACTCGAAAACCTCATAAGACTGGACCTCAGATCCAACCGGCTGTCGGGGAACATTCCGGAGACCTTTGGCGATCTTGTCAATCTGAGAACGCTTTTCCTTTCGGACAACGCCGACATGGCCGGCTCATTGCCCCTTGCACTCAGCGATTTGAGCCTCGAAAGCCTGTTGCTCAGCGGCACGGACCTGTGCGCGCCGCCTGAACCGGTATTCCGGGAATGGTTGCGGGCGATTCCCGTCAGCCTGGTTGCCCGTTGCGACGCGGGCGCCGGCGGATTGACCGCCTATCTCACACAGGCGACGCAGTCGTTTCAGAATCCCGTACCCCTGGTGGCCGGGGAGGACGCGCTGCTGCGCGTTTTTTTTGCCGGCGACTCGGAAGCGGAAGACACCATGCCGGCCGTGCGGGCCACCTTCTTTCAGGACGGCGCCGAGATCCACGTGGCGAACATACCCGCCCGTCCAGAGACCACGATCCCATCGGCTATAGACGAGGGAGACCTTTCGGCATCGGTTAACGCAAGGGTGCCCGGATCGATTTTGGCGCCCGGATTGGAGATGGTCGTCGAAATCGATCCAGACGGTGACGGCGGACTCCCCGCCGGCATGGCCGGCCGCCTGCCGCTGGAGGGACGAAGGGCCGTGAACGTGCGGGACATGCCTCCCCTGGACCTTACGCTGGTACCCTTGTTGTGGACGGAGAATCCGGACCGTTCGATCCTGTCCCGCACGGAAAGCCTGACCGCCGAATCCGACCTGTTCCGGTTCACCCGGGACCTCCTCCCGGTAGGCGAGTTCACGCTGAACGTACGCGAGCCCCTGTGGACTTCGCTGGATCCTACCAATGCAAACAAAGGCTCTTTCGTGGTGGAAGTTGCGGCAATTCATGCATTGGACGGCGCATCCGGGCACTACATGGGCGTTTTGCGCGAAGAAAGCGGTGGAATTGCCGACAGTCCTGGAAAGATCCTGGTGTCAGGGCTTGATGAAGCCACGATTGCCCATGAATTAGGCCATAACATGACATTGCTGCATGCCCCGTGCGGCGCCGCGTTTCAACTGGATCCTCTTTATCCTTACGGAGACGGGGGCACAGGGTCCTGGGGCTACGATCTTCTTGAAGAGACACTGTTAGACCCCGCCGTCTATGTCGATATCATGAGCTACTGCCTGCCCGATTGGATCAGCGATTACCATTTCAACAAGGCCATGTCCTATCGCCTGTCCGAGTCCGCCGGGTCCGCCCAATCCATGGCCGCGTTTGCCCCCTCCCGGAAGGGACTGCTGCTCTGGGGCGGCGTGACCGACGACGGCGAGCTCTATCTCGAACCGGCCTTCGCGGTTGACGCGCCGCCTTCCGAGCTCCGGCTGGACGGTCCCTACCGGATCACAGGAGAGGACCTGGACGGCGGCGTCCTGTTCAGCTTCTCGCTGGGTATGGCCGAGCTCGTGTGCGAGGAGTACGGTGGCCGTTCATTCGCATTCGTACTCCCGATGCGTCTGGACGTTGCCTATCGCATGGCGCGCATCACCCTCTCCGGTCCCGAGGGCGTCGCGACGCTGGAAGGCCAGGACGAATCCGGCGCCGTACTCCTGACAGACCGTTACACCGGCCAGGCGAGAGGCATCCTGAGGGATTGGCTGGAACCGGGCGCGTCGGCAGCGGCTGTTCGCCGAATCTTGCCGGAACCGGGGCTGGACGTCGCCACCAGCCATGGCGTTCCGCGGCCGGCCGACTGGGACAGGTAGCCTGGTTCGCGTAGCAAATGCAAGTCTCGGCTGTATCGGAAGCGTCATCCGGCTTGATCTTCCATGCAGTTGCCTGCATTTTTTTATTTACTGCTTCAGGCCATCCGGCCTACCAACCGTCGCCGGGCGAAGCGGACGTTCCGATCCGCTTGCCGCCCGCTCGTAGACATAGCCCTGGAAAAGTCGCGATGACCAACGACACCCTCTACCGCGAGTCTCTCCGCCCCCAATTCCACTTCACGGCGAAGAAACACTGGATCAACGATCCCAACGGACTGGTGTATTACGACGGAGAGTACCACCTCTACTTCCAGCATACGCCGGGCAGCATGGTGCACGGCCGGACGACCTGGGGACACGCGGTCAGCACGGACCTGGTGCACTGGCGGCAGCTCCACACCGCCGCGCTGGACGTGGACGAAACTGGATGGATGTGGTCGGGGTCCGCGGCGGTGGATCATCATGACACCGGCGGGTTCCGGGACGGAGACGCGCCGCCGCTCATCGCCTTCTACACGGCGGGCGGAGAAAGGATGTTCCCCGGTAAACGGTGTATACAATGTATAGCCTTCAGCAACGACCGCGGCCGTTCCTGGACGAAATACACGGGCAATCCGGTCGTAGGACACATCCGGGCGGAAAACCGGGATCCCAAGGTGGTCTGGCACGCCCCGACCAGGCAATGGATCATGACCCTGTTCATGGACGATAACGACTATGCCCTGTTCTCGTCTCCGAACCTCAGGTCGTGGAAGCACCTGCAGGACCTGACCCTGCCCGGCGTGTCTGAATGTCCCGATTTTTTCGAACTGCCGGTAGACGGTGATCCTTCGAATACGCGGTGGGTATTCTGGGGTGCAAGCGGGGGCTACCTGCTCGGACGTTTCGATGGGAATGCGTACGAGCCCGAGACGGAAGTCCTGCAGGCGGAACTCGGCGCCAACGGATACGCCGCCCAGACCTGGAGCGACATCCCCGCGGAGGACGGCCGAT
Proteins encoded in this window:
- a CDS encoding ABC transporter ATP-binding protein, which encodes PPLTLTSSCPPPPLFFTPPPPPAGGGGGGAAPPPAPPAGDPFAFLYLLVGAYAVIRLVSFVLEIFKDRLSVWLGGRVIVSVREDLYENLSRLSMKFYNKRQVGSLISRVSNDTESMMWFLVDGVPYILTNLLLLVGILVLLFLTSWQLTLLVLIPIPLLVTGGWYFWIRLIRAFRTKYYRWGKLVGMAGEMLSSVRVVKTFVQEKREMRRFRSSNEGVFRGDFESEKEAAVFFSTVSMLTTSGLILVWYYGGTARIDGTFTTGSLIMFIAYLWMLYEPLRWFGELNTWSSRAMSGAEKVFEIVDTPAETEDRDDPVEMKDMKGEVEFEGVTFAYEAGKPVLHDIGLHVQPGEMIGLVGKSGSGKTTMTNLLCRFYDIDEGSLMIDGVPIRDIGLKDLRRQIGVVLQDSYFFSGSIAENIRYSSPDASFEQIMRAARTANAHDFICAKPDGYDTQIGENGKELSGGEKQRIAIARAIIHDPRILVLDEATSSVDTHTEKLIQEAIANLVKGRTTFAIAHRLSTLRRADRLVVLDAGRIVETGTHEELLDMKGHFYRMVETQRAITEVMAVGGGKADPNRGANGHTN
- a CDS encoding DUF1854 domain-containing protein; protein product: MPDEPGVEAPDTFEFETGIENAPVEPYKAHEIRVFRAPKNTVRMTVRDERSYIRVRPVNASPMAHSDRYVSLLDIKNEEVAFIKDLNDLDEDSRKVIEEELAHRYLRATIERVNSIQMEYGVTYWDVMTDRGKREFVIRGHENTHWASDTRLLLTDVDGNRFEVIDYTQLDVQSVRLIETNV
- a CDS encoding glycoside hydrolase family 32 protein; translated protein: MQVSAVSEASSGLIFHAVACIFLFTASGHPAYQPSPGEADVPIRLPPARRHSPGKVAMTNDTLYRESLRPQFHFTAKKHWINDPNGLVYYDGEYHLYFQHTPGSMVHGRTTWGHAVSTDLVHWRQLHTAALDVDETGWMWSGSAAVDHHDTGGFRDGDAPPLIAFYTAGGERMFPGKRCIQCIAFSNDRGRSWTKYTGNPVVGHIRAENRDPKVVWHAPTRQWIMTLFMDDNDYALFSSPNLRSWKHLQDLTLPGVSECPDFFELPVDGDPSNTRWVFWGASGGYLLGRFDGNAYEPETEVLQAELGANGYAAQTWSDIPAEDGRCIQISWMRNGRYPAMPFNQQMTFPVELTLRTLPEGIRLCREPVGEIELLHEKTHIWPTGDLADKAAAQFHPRFESGAISSYAVTDLREAERRLVLADGGDLFDVRMEIEVDEGKGFAIEVRGHDIEYDAAMQSLSCFGRSADLRSLSGRVKLQLLVDRTSLEIFGNHGELSMSSCFLPAAANHSLALRADDGGVRIVALTVHELRSAWDVG